Within Nostoc flagelliforme CCNUN1, the genomic segment ATCAATCAGTGCTTGATCTCTATGAATTCTTCCTCTGTTTGACAAGCACCGATCGCAGGTACTGCCGACAAGCTGCTTCTCCCCGATAAATCAGAATCCGCAGTGCCTCTATTTCCTGCATTGGAGAAACACAGATTTCGGCAATGGCACTAATCAGATTTTGTTGCTTCTGCACATAAGAAAGATGCTGCTGCTCCAACACAGCAATTTTGGAGTTTAGCTGTTGTATCTGCCGTAATGCTTGCGTCAGGGACGATTCTTTGTTTTGAGAGCGATTATCTAGAGTTAATGTCATTTTTTTGATCCTCAATAATTTAAATTGTGTTCATAATTGCAATTGAGGTATTTATCACCTTGGATCTATGGTGATAAACAGCTTTTACCGTTGTTTTTTCGGTGGTTCGTATTTGGATAACAGAGCGCCAAAGTCGTAAATCGTTACTGTTGATTTTGGTTCTGGTTCAGGTTTTGGTTTCGACTCTATCACGAGTTCAGGACTGCCTAAACCAACTGCATTTTTAATTTCCTGTTCCATGTCCTGATTCTCCTTGTTGATTAAATTGCTCCACCTGAACAATTGCGTCTACAACTTCTCCCAAAATATTAAACGCATCGTTTAGCACCACATCATTTGAGGTAGAAAAATGCTCTGACAATTGAAGCCTGCGATAATCCTTACTACTCCCCACAAGCCGCAACGTATATTGACAGCCTTGCAAGATAGTCCGAATCTCTGATGTGGTTAATCTGAAATACAATCGTTGTTTCTTTCCCTAAAATTTATCTCGTTGAATGCTGAGGCTTGCTCCGACTAAAGAAGTCCCTAAAAAGGCGGAAAAACTGACCAACATTGCACCCAAGCAAATACTTTTCTGCTGCTGCCACCCAGAGATGATGATGTTGGGATTAGCATTTGTCTCAATAATCTCCAGCCCCCAGCAAGCCATTGCCCCTATTCCTAAAAACCCAGTTAAAAGCAGAGAGGCGATTGCAGTTGTTCCTATGGTGCCATCAATGAATACTTTGGGGTTAAATCTTTTTCGAGTCCGACGAAGAACTAATTTATTACGAGTGTTTGAAGGCAAAGATGATTGATGAGTTACTTTATGGGTCTTCATTTCGTTTCGTCCAACTCCACAAAAAATCCTGCACCTGTATTCTTAATCTTTACTTTTCTTTGATTGACCAACATTTGAATCACACTAAGACTGAAGTTGATATGACACAATCGAGCGCTACCCCCACAACGGCGAAGGTATTGTATGCACAATGAAGAATGATCAGCAGGGGCGGGATGAGTGGATTTTCTCGGCATAATATTTTTCCTATTGATGTTATTCAATTCAGTTCTGGCAATTGTGCAAGCGCTCCTTCCATCCATGCTTGAATTGCTTCTATCTCAGAAACACCTCGTAATACAGCATCGATTACGTGTTGATGATAAGAGTTAGCAGCATGATTCGGATGTCCAAACTTATTACCAGCCCAAGCCAAACACATGGTTTTTACTAGTTCATCAATCTGAACAGAATCAAGCTCACTCGGACTCGTAACATTTCGAGAATGCAGCCACTCTTTGACTAAATCGAGTGGATAATTTAAAAGTGTGCGAACTTCTTTGACTCGCAAATCTTTTGGGTTGATTGATGGTGGAGTTACAGCTTGTTTTGTTGGCTGAACTCTAGACTGTTGATTGTCTTTGCGGGGTCTAATATTATTGTGCGGTTGTTCAGCCTTTTTTGGAGTGCCAGGGCTTTCAGCATCATCATCTTCATCTGCTGTTACCGATAGAATTGCACAGACCGCATATCGACGGGCATAGGTCAAAGCTGCACCTAATTTCTGGGAATCACTTATTTCAGGGAGAGGATAAGTACTAGCGATACTCTCTCCAGATTCATGAAAAATATGAGTCTGCAACACGGTTTTACCTCCAAAGATTTCGGTGGTTTGAATTATTACTAATCCATGTTTACCAAGCGCAGGAGTGACAGCATCTAATACAGCATCTAGTGTTGCATATTTGCGCTTGTAGTGAGGATTAGTACCGTCTTTTTGGATGGGGTTAAACTCTGCCTTTGCCTTGATTAAAGCTTTGATTAGTTCTTGCATTGTCTAGCTCCTCTCACTCTACCAATCGCTTTCATTGATATCACCGGACACTTTTTTGCTAGACTTAGCTTTATTTATCTGAAACTCTGAAGCTTTTAGCACAGGCATTGCCGCTTGTTTTACCGAAGTTTTAGCTTGTTGATAGAGAAATTGTGTCACTCCATCCGCGTCTTCCCCATCTTCGACTTGCGCCCATAGAGAACAACCTAAATCGAGTGACTCAAAATTGCCGAGATTAAATTTTCTGGAGTAGCTAACAGATACAGTTGTGAATTTCATAAGATGTCGGTTTTGCTCCCATATCGGTTGTCAATTTTCTTCGTTAGTATCAACCATCTCAATACTGAGTCTTTCACATAAATCATTAGCTTTTACACCAACAGTTCCCGGTTCAATTTCAGTAGATAATTCCTCGATAATTGAATGAAAACCAGGGTGTTGTTCATTAATTTCTACCTCAATCAAACCTGCATTATTCGATATAACAGTTGCCCAACTTGGCAAAATCTTAGGAATACTTAATTGCATAGAGTTTCATCGTTCAATCTCCTCATTAAACTTGACCTTTTTTAATTCAAAATTCCAAATTCAAAATTCAAAAAGGAAGAATTGTTTTGAATTAATTAATTCTGAGTACAGCAGCCCACAACGAATTTCATTCAATGGTCAACAAGATAGCGGCGCTTTCTTACCTCCTCTGATTGTCTTTAATTTTGAATTGATAATGCGTGAATTTTGAATTGTTTTGACCTCAACAATTTCTTCTACACAACCCATTGCCTCACTCAAATAGTGCAGGACATCGCCTAAATGAGTCGCTGCTTCTGGGTCAATCTTTTTATCCGCAATCAATAAGAGCCAATTTTCGTTTTGGGCAATCGCCTGAATCTTCAAATAGCACGAGTTTAATTCTTGTAGAATTTCTATGGGTAACATTGCTACATTCACTCTCATTGCGTTGTTTTATTTTGATAAAATTTAGCTTGGCTCCTCGCCATACAGGTGGGTCTTCCTGCCCACCCCTTTCCTTACGCTGCAACTAAATCTTTCGCTTGTGGCACGTATCTCTTTAACCGCTCCCATTCGTCACTTGTCAGCGAATCGAATTCTTTATCCAATAACTCTTCTTCTGAGGGTGGCTGTTCTGTAGCCGTTTTCGATATCCTTGCCACCTTCAAAAATTCATCCAACCCAACTGCTGCATCCAACGCTTGAGCGTATCGAAGAGAATCCACTCCGTTAGACCAGTGGGTAATATGCTGAAATATCACCCCAATCATTGAATCAGCTTTGTACACTTGATAATTTCTGGGGCAAGCTCCATTGACATACACAAGTTTGTATCCAGGGATTTCCATGACCTCTGCGCTGGGGTCGGTTGGAGGTAGGAGAATTTTGTCTGTTAGATCATCCGACTGGGCTTCTTGAAGAGAAAATGGGCTAATCATATTCTGTGTGCCATGATGATTTCGATTGTCTAAATTTGGTTTGTGCGGCGATTGCAATTCTTTTGGTGTGCGATCGCCTTTTTCACTTCATAGATTTCTTACACATCTGCATTCGCATCTGTAGCAGGTAGGAGAATTTTCTCTTGACAGTTACCTACTTCAAGCGAGAGGTTACTTGCTGTACTTTGTGTCATGATTACACTTATCTGTAATTGCATATTCCAGGCAATTGCTCTTGTCTTGGTGTGCAATCGCCCTTTTCTCACTTCAGCAACTTACGCCGCCACTGCTGCTCGGACTCCTAACAACGCAATCACTTGTTCAGCACTCGGAGCCACACGATTGAGTCCGTACTGTCTTGGTCTGGCGTACCACCGTTCTTGATTGCATCCGACAAAGCCGACAAAACGCCCGTCTTGGTAGAGTTTGGTGCTGAATGATAGCCAGTTAATCTCACCGTGGTACAGACCAAAAACAGTACAAGCTTTTTCTAGTTCATCGCTCAATCGTTCGTTTCGTTCCCTTGGTGTCTCTGGTAGAGTCGCTTTGACCTCTGCAACTCTTGTAGCGAACCAGTCCCGATCAAAGGGTAGCCGTCCGCCACCGACTAACTGCACCCATACTGTAATCCCGCTTTCAATCCAGATGGTACGAACTGATTCGGGTTGAACTTCGATAATCTCGCCAATGATGCGACGGTCACGAGCATTCAGGGGGTCTTGGGCTGGGGCTACAGCTTCGGCTTGGGTTTCCAGGTGGGTGTACAGTTCTGCTTGGGCTGTGGCTTGATCATCTCTACGAGGGGCATCAGCAAATGTGATTCGTGTGTTGAAATTGAAGCTTGGAGGTGCTTGCTCTGTATAGGTTGAATGCGTCATAATGAGGATCTCCTGCCTCTACATGGGGTTAGGTTTTTACAGAGGGTGATCACAAACTTTGGACGGGGAGTGATTACCTTTTGATCTGGGCAAATAAAAGCTGATTTGTGAAACCGCTTTATTTATCCCATAAATCTAAGATACTACTTTGTTAATACTTTTGTCAATACCTTGTTAATACACTTAGGTGATGTATGTCCTGGAAGTTGATAAGCTATGTTTATACACTAGACTTATCCGGAAATGAGAACTTTATTTGCCTGAAACCTAGCCCTGGAGAGGGTTTTAGAGATTATTATTTTATTTTAGCTAAAAACCTTGCTAGGTAAGGGTTTCAGCTATTTTGAGCTTTATTTGTGGATAGGTCTACTTGCTAATACAACTTGCTATTGATAGCGTGTAAGTTGAAAGTTATAAACAACGAGAATTGAGATGGCAGCAGACAAACAGATAATTATCAGGATCTCTGAAGACAAAAAAGAGGCTTTTATGAATAAAGCCAAAGCTAGCAATACCTCTGTATCCAAGTTGTTAATGGATTTTATTGATTCTTATTTAGCTGAAAAGCCAGTAAATGAGATTGATCCAGAGTTAGTAAAGCTGAAATCAGAAGTCGCCGAAATGAAGCAGCAGTTTATGCAGTGGCAACAACAGCAGTACGAAATGTTGGGGGAATCCGCCGCCTGAGAGAAGAGAATAGTACTCTCAGGCAATGGCGAGAGCAAGTTACTAAGGCAATAAGCGACAAACCAGCTAGGGAAACTTAGCTGGTTTGTTTTTTGATAGGTTGCTTTGTATTAACAATTTTGCTAATGTTAATACATTAATCCTAATCCGGCTTATTTTCGGAGTCCAAATGGTTTCAACAATACAAAATCCCCAGTCCACAATGAGGGCAAATTCCGTTCGCCTGTATAAGCGGCTAACAATAAGTCAAAAACGCCGTAAAAGACTGGATCTAATTGCCAAGTATGGTTGGCGGTGCTTCTGGTGCAACAGTGTCATAATCCCAAACACGCTGACTATGTTTTTTGCCTGTATATACAGCATATAAAGGTGAAACAATGCTGACACTAGACTGTTCCGAAACAACCTCAGCCATTGACTACAGCAATCTCAACATAAGCATTCAGGAAACCTTCGCCGCCATAGACCGATTTGAGTGGCAGGTATCGGATGAACTGCGGTTGATGCGAGATAACAAATATTACCGAGATGGTACATATACTAGCTTTGAAGACTACTGCGAAAGCGAATTGACCAAACACGGGGGATATCGCAAGGTTAAAGATTTATTTGCAGCAAAGCGAGTGGTTGAAACTTTACCTGAAGATTTGAGGGGCAAGATCACTAAACCATCTCAAACCCGATCCCTACTCCGTCTGGTAAAAACACCTGACAAGCTTCAAGAAGCTGTTGTGATCGCGGCCAAAGAAAAACCCTTCCCAACTGCCGCCGATTTTGCCAAAGCAGTGCAGCAGGTTGCACCAATAGTTAAACGCGCCGCAAAAAGCGAAAACCCCAAAACGCAATTGTGTAATTCTGTCACTGTTTCACAACAGTCACACCCTCGTTATGGTGAATCAGGAGTGATTGAGGCAGACGCGCCAAATCGCTGGCAACAGATTGTTACCTTTGCTGATGGTGAGAGGCTGCTGATCAACAATGCTGATTTAGATGCCGCCAGCGTTCCCTTTCCCAGAGAGCAGATTTATCCACCAGAATATACTGAAGCAATTGCCCAAATTAAAGAACAGCATCAGCAAGAGTTAGAGCGACTTTCCCAGGAATTGAGAATTGGTTTACAAGCAGAAGCAGGGGCTAAAGCTGAAGCCCAAGTACAAGAGCAAATCCAATCTCTGCAACAACTGTACAAGCAGCAGAAGGAGCAGAATATCCAGTTACAGCAGCGCCTAGACGAAATGGAATCACTACGGCAGTTGGAGACTGAGAACCAACAATTGCACCGACGTATCCAAGAATTAGAACACGCCGTAGAAGAACGCCCTTCTCAACAGTGGGGAAATACCATGACGCAACAGGCGACCAAAGCTTTGAACAAGCAAGTTAAACAAGCCCTGGAAAAAACTATTGATTTGCGATCGCTAGCGCAGGAACCACCCAAAGAGAATGCCCAAGAATGTCTGCGGCTTATGGGCATGGCGTTGAAGAATCTCGCCAGCGCTATGAACAATACCCAAGCCCTGGAAGCTGCGGCGATAATTTTGGGGAGTGAACCAACACCACAGGCTATCGCATATCGAGCCGAGCAATTGGAGATGCTACCCCAGGCGGTTAGTGACATTAGGGCAGTGCTGGCTAAACCTGGGTGTAGTTGGGAGGACTTTTGTACTGTTGCTACTGAATACGAGGTAATAAAGGCAGACTATTGGGCGGAACTTACCACCTCCGAGACTGATTTAATCGCTGCCCTAGAAATTGCTTCTCAATCTCCCGTTATCCAAGTCGGTTCTATCGTCGCTTATGCTGACCCCTACTACACTTTATATCTAGCTAGAGGTGAAGTTGTGGAGGATTTGGGTGAGGACGAGGTGCTGGTTGCTTGGGATCACTGGAAGAATGAAGGTAGAAAAACAAGTAGGTATTTTAGGAATGAGTTGCGATTCTGGCAACCTGAATAGGCTTTCAGTGTATCAGTAACTTTTTAGACAACTAAATACAATACCTTGTCCCGCATCACAGTGGGGGAAATTTCCGTGCGTCAATATAAAATTGAGATTATAAAATGGCTGCAACTATTACAAGACCTAAGCCCAAAAAAGTTGGTGCTACCAGTAAATCACAGTCACCGTACAAGCGGCTTCATGTGATTATCCCCATTGAAGATATGTTGTGGGCTTCCCAGCAAAAGCCCTCTGTTAATCAGCTATGGCAAGAATGTTGGACGGCTGACCCTTATGGTTCTCGGTGGATGCCCCTTTCTACCGGGATGGGTTACAGCACTTTTATTCAAGCCAAGAAAGTTTTGTCCGATAGTGAACTATTCATTTTTAAGCCCGACAAGTCGATTCAGGATGGGCGGGAGACAGTGAAGTGGATGGTGCAGAATTTACACGGTAGTAGGATGAAAGAATTTTGGGAGAAAGCCAATTCTGAAAATCAGCAACCAGATTCTCAAAAACGAGAACCAAATGCTGGGGATTCAGAGATAGATGCTGGCTCCGAAGAAATGGGTGCTTTGTATGAAGCATCTATTTTAAGTCAAAGTCGTTCAGAGCAAAGGTTCCAGGAACCCTTACGAACTGCTCAGGAACACCTCACAAACTCAATTGATGAGTTTGTGAGGTGTAACTTTGACACGCTTACCGAAATTTTGCACTGTGAGGAGGCGGCGATCGCTCCCTTGGAGGTCGCGTCGCCTCAGTCTGTCGAGGGCGTGTCAGAGAAAGAGAAAGACTTGCCTGTGGCAATAGACTGCACGACGCTGACGCTCGTCGATGCTGCACAGGGTGAATCTGCTTTGTTGTTAGCTGAAAATCAGGACTGTGGTGAGGAAGTGAGAGACTGTTCTGTTCGCGCAGCGTCTCTAAGAGTTGGCACTTGTTCCGCCGCGCCGCCTGCCCAAATTGAAAAATCTTCAACTTCAGTGATCGCAGATCAAAAAATAGAACCGAGTTGCCCCTCTGCTGCTGTACGTTCGCTCATTTTCAAAATGCGAGAGTTAATTAAGCCTTATACGGCTTGTAATTCAGGCTATTCAACCGATTCAGGCATTTTACCTTCTACAGAGCAAAAGCACCATTTTATGATTTATGGTATCTTTGTGCCTTAAATAAGCGCTTCTGGGAGCCTGATGTGATGGTCACAAATTTTACTTACAATTAATAGCTTACTTAAAACTGTACGTTCGCTCATTTTCAAAATGCGAGAGTTAATTAAGCCTTATACGGCTTGTAATTCAGGCTATTCAACCGATTCAGGCATTTTACCTTCTACAGAGCAAAAGCACCATTTTATGATTTATGGTATCTTTGTGCCTTAAATAAGCGCTTCTGGGAGCCTGATGTGATGGTCACAAATTTTACTTACAATTAATAGCTTACTTAAAAATCGCCTTTTTTCCTTTGCACTAAGGCTTTAATTCCCCTTCGACTCTCAAAATGAGCGAACGCACAGTTAAAAATCGCCTTTTTTCCTTTGCACTAAGGCTTTAATTCCCCTTCGACTCTCAAAATGAGCGAACGCACAGTGATTTGTGCAAGCTTGTACTCAAACTCAGCCAGAGCTACTGGATCACCATTTGGTGGACGCTCTAGCTTTTCTGAGTGACTAGCTTGTGTAATAATCTCGGTTCTTGCGTGTCGAAGAATTGTCATGCAAGACCTTAATACATGACTAAGTTTGAGAGGAGTTTCTAGTTCCTCGGCAAGGCGAGAGACGAATCGTTCAATTTCCCTTTCCTCAGATTTAGTCAAAAGTACTCGCTTCTCTCGACTTAATTTTTCGATTACAGGTTCCGGTTGTATTGGTGGAGATTGCTGAGGGTCAAGAGTTATTGGCTCCGATAAAGTTGAATCTCTCACAGATGCAGCAGCAGTATTATCTGAAACTGAAGTTGTTTCCTCTGAATCTGAACCCCTGAGAACAGACCGTACCAATGCTTCGTCTACTGGGCGGTAGGGCTTTTCATTTCCTGAAACACGTTTAGCCATTGGTAACTACTTTTTGCCTCGCTTTGTTGAAACAGCAGATTTTATAGTAGATGTTGTAACTGGTTCTTCAAACTCAGCAATCCGAGCTTCTATTTCCTTAGACAGCTTACGATATTGCTTTGTGACTTTGTGGTTTGGTGCAGTTTGGAAAATTGTCTTCCCTAACTTTTGGGACTGAGGTACAACCGTAGAACGGCTGATGAGTGTATCAAATTTTAAAGACTTACTACCATCAGAAAAAAGTTTCTCGACATATTCAGTTAGAGAACTAGCTAATATAGTTCTGCTATCTACACAACAAAGAATTACTCCTAACAAACGTAAATTCGGGTTGCCGTAACGTTGAGCGCCTTGAATATCAGTTAAAGCATCATTAAGTCCGGCGATCGCAAATGGGTCAGGAGTGGCTGAAAGAATAAACCAGTCAGCCGACTTATAGGCTGCAATTGTTGGTGTAGTTGCATTAGGCGCTGTATCAAGAAAGATGTAATCATACATTCCAGCAAGCTTACGTAAAGGATTAATCAAAACATCTTGAGTAACCAAAAACTTATCTCTAGCTGCGAGTGCTTGATCTATCTTTTCTAGATTTCGACGAGCTGCAATCAAATGAATATTTTTAGGTAACTCTACTTCATCATCAGGGGTAATGATTACCGAAGTTCAGTAGACCGAAAAGTTTTCCAGAAGGCTTATCAGTCCTTAATTTGACGTTGCGATCGCCATCTGCCGAAATCAGCTTCCAATCAACCTTTCAAGCATCTCTGTTCCAGATGGATAGATAGAGCGATCGCCTGTGCTTGTGAAGTAACGGGGAAAAGCATCGCCTCAAACCCTGATGATTTCGTCAACTTTCAAAAGTTTTCGGTCTACTGAAATTCTTAAGTTCTGCCGAAGTGACGTTTGCTCAGTTGGGAAAAACTCCTGGGATGGGAAAGGTAACGCAGTTAGTGGTATCGACATTGGGTGAAATCCGACAATGGCGCATCAAGAATTTTCAGGATTATTTAATTTTCTATCGGATTCAGGATACTACGATTGAGATTCTTCGGGTATTTCATGGAGCAAGAGATTTAGCAGATGTACTTAACGAATTAGATGAAGAATTTTAACCCAAAATTGCTTCAACCACCGCCAACCAATCGCACACCACAGACCTACACCCGTCAGCAAAGTTAACCCAAACTTGCCACTGCCCCAGGTATGCGTTCCAGTAAGGCTCCCCATCAGCAACACCGACAGCCGAGCCTACCTTGGAGACTAACTCGCTGTAGAACGAGCCAGCGCAATTCATGCCTTGCTGCATTTTCAGTTTCAGCCCTTTCCAGGCTTGGACTTGGGGACTGGACACTACTTCTTCTAATAACCCAAGTTGCGGGTTATCGACTGATCTGTGCTTGTTACCACTCAATTGATGCGATCGCGTGCATCGGTACGTTGGCGCTACGCGCCAACGTACCGATGCCGTTGTTGACAGCATTTAAGTAATTAAATGATTTTGCTGTTATATAAATTACTTATTAAATAAAAGCTTGTTGAAGAGTAAAAGAAAAAATAAATGCTTGTAGCTTAAGTAAAAACCCTTCATAAGTGACTGCATGTATTGATTTTGGGAAAACACAAGTGATACTATTAAACACGGTTTCAATATAATGCCGAGTATGTTGTTTAATATATTAGACTTATCCGGAAATGAGAACTTTATTTGCCTGAAACCTAGCCCTGGAGAGGGTTTTAGAGATTATTGTTTTATTTTAGCTAAAAAGCTTGCTAGGTAAGGGTTTCAGCTATTTTGAGCTTTATTTGTGGATAGGTCTATTGATTCCAAGGGGGATCTTGACGCTTGGAGTTCTTTTTTCTCATAACTTTTAATATTTTTGACTTGTTTGTTCCAAGTCATCCTCAATGTTGTAGTCGGTGTAAGCTGAATCACCATACAGTTCACTACCAGGTGGAAGATTTAAAGGTAAGGCATTTAACGCACGTACATCGTTGG encodes:
- a CDS encoding type II toxin-antitoxin system RelE/ParE family toxin, translating into MKFLSSAEVTFAQLGKTPGMGKVTQLVVSTLGEIRQWRIKNFQDYLIFYRIQDTTIEILRVFHGARDLADVLNELDEEF
- a CDS encoding ParA family protein; amino-acid sequence: MIAARRNLEKIDQALAARDKFLVTQDVLINPLRKLAGMYDYIFLDTAPNATTPTIAAYKSADWFILSATPDPFAIAGLNDALTDIQGAQRYGNPNLRLLGVILCCVDSRTILASSLTEYVEKLFSDGSKSLKFDTLISRSTVVPQSQKLGKTIFQTAPNHKVTKQYRKLSKEIEARIAEFEEPVTTSTIKSAVSTKRGKK
- a CDS encoding ERF family protein, which encodes MQELIKALIKAKAEFNPIQKDGTNPHYKRKYATLDAVLDAVTPALGKHGLVIIQTTEIFGGKTVLQTHIFHESGESIASTYPLPEISDSQKLGAALTYARRYAVCAILSVTADEDDDAESPGTPKKAEQPHNNIRPRKDNQQSRVQPTKQAVTPPSINPKDLRVKEVRTLLNYPLDLVKEWLHSRNVTSPSELDSVQIDELVKTMCLAWAGNKFGHPNHAANSYHQHVIDAVLRGVSEIEAIQAWMEGALAQLPELN